A genomic segment from Streptosporangium roseum DSM 43021 encodes:
- a CDS encoding HNH endonuclease, whose amino-acid sequence MRQVLLLNATYEPLTTLSLHRAVVLVLREKADVVHRDGRGAVFRSASRTLDVPSVIRLRRYVRIPYRSRIPLTRTALMRRDDYRCAYCGQRAETIDHVIPRSRGGPHTWENCVASCTSCNHRKADRMLEELGWTLSVVPVVPRGVHWRLIGAHSVGDPLWAPYLAESAA is encoded by the coding sequence ATGCGCCAAGTCCTGCTGTTGAACGCCACCTACGAACCCCTGACCACCCTCTCCCTGCACCGCGCGGTCGTGCTCGTGCTCAGGGAGAAGGCGGACGTCGTGCACCGCGACGGGCGGGGCGCCGTGTTCCGCTCGGCGAGCCGCACGCTCGACGTGCCGTCGGTGATCAGGCTTCGCCGATATGTCCGTATCCCCTACAGGTCGCGGATCCCGCTGACCCGGACCGCGTTGATGCGCCGGGACGACTACCGGTGCGCCTACTGCGGCCAGCGGGCCGAGACCATCGACCACGTGATCCCGCGCTCGCGGGGCGGCCCCCACACGTGGGAGAACTGCGTGGCCTCGTGCACGTCGTGCAACCACCGCAAGGCGGACCGGATGTTGGAGGAGCTGGGATGGACGCTGAGCGTCGTCCCGGTGGTGCCACGCGGCGTCCACTGGCGGTTGATCGGCGCGCACAGTGTCGGCGATCCCCTGTGGGCGCCTTATCTCGCGGAGAGCGCGGCCTGA
- a CDS encoding GNAT family N-acetyltransferase, whose translation MGWMFTSDVEVYAGAAEPWLLRDPVRNTVPLTVLRGIRTGLWGDDVLLAWLERDGETVAAASQTPPHPLLLPDVPVDAVRELATRLIEAERALPGVSGPRAQAEAFAGAWWRPEAGRRSERLYRLGTLVPPRPFPEGASRTAVADDLEQLVRWSNEFQAEAGGVLPVDLTSLVASRISREELVLWEAGGRPVAFAGRSSPIAGMSRVGPVYTPPGFRRRGYGAAVTHAVTARALAGGATEVLLFTDLSSPTSNSIYQEIGYRPVADYASIRFT comes from the coding sequence ATGGGATGGATGTTCACCTCCGATGTCGAGGTGTATGCCGGGGCGGCGGAGCCGTGGCTGCTACGGGACCCGGTCCGCAACACCGTCCCGCTCACGGTCCTGCGTGGGATCCGCACCGGCCTGTGGGGCGACGACGTGCTGCTGGCGTGGCTGGAGCGGGACGGTGAGACCGTCGCCGCGGCCAGCCAGACGCCGCCGCACCCCCTGCTGCTCCCTGACGTCCCCGTCGACGCCGTCCGCGAGCTCGCCACCCGGCTGATCGAGGCCGAACGGGCGCTCCCCGGCGTCTCCGGGCCCCGCGCGCAGGCCGAGGCGTTCGCCGGCGCCTGGTGGCGGCCCGAGGCCGGGCGCCGCTCCGAACGCCTCTACCGGCTCGGCACGCTCGTCCCGCCGCGCCCCTTCCCCGAGGGGGCCTCCCGTACGGCCGTCGCCGACGACCTCGAACAGCTGGTCAGGTGGTCCAACGAGTTCCAGGCCGAGGCCGGCGGGGTCCTCCCCGTCGACCTGACGTCGCTGGTGGCCAGCAGGATCAGCCGCGAGGAGCTGGTGCTGTGGGAGGCGGGCGGCCGGCCCGTCGCGTTCGCCGGGCGCTCCTCACCCATCGCGGGCATGTCCCGGGTCGGCCCGGTCTACACGCCCCCGGGGTTCCGCAGGAGGGGATACGGCGCGGCGGTCACCCATGCCGTGACGGCCAGGGCGCTGGCGGGGGGCGCCACGGAGGTGCTGCTCTTCACCGACCTGTCCAGCCCGACCTCCAACTCGATCTACCAGGAGATCGGCTACCGTCCGGTCGCGGACTACGCCTCCATCCGCTTCACGTGA
- a CDS encoding alkaline phosphatase family protein, with the protein MRSRNAVVATAVAVTILIPATAALAGPGTSTPVTPVPSSTPEEVPNTTAARTAPVPVPDVPDGISTSKVLVIGLDGLRHDRIAAADAPNLDSLIANGTFGTSLLYTGPMAATSSGPGWSTVATGTWPDKHKVRSNVFAGKRYDLHPDFLTRLEKIDPAYSTYAAMDWKSLGDQGTFGTGIDARIVLDGDSAGYPAEDERVIQVSEKVLRDRNPDVAFVYLGNVDIVGHDSGAAGQAYLDAIATADTSIGRLLNAVRTRFTFHNERWTVIVTTDHGHTDAGGHGGSSVEERRTFVLAAGPGIAPGATPSDTRLVDVAATVFGQLGLQRPAGLDGRSVALRATDPFDRLPLKERADEGGIPAGVRGFTHTAPAGWSVENRGLPSGGVEEWRGWTFTTDEFWSRAQRDQWRELFVRGRGVFAVADSDEWDDRSHGAGTFNSTLVSAPYPVAGRSSVRLGYVTHYRQEGDQKGRVLVSFDRGRSKIVKVYSADAVAKVESVPVTVPAGATRMTVRFRYYDADNNWYWAVDDLRVS; encoded by the coding sequence ATGCGTTCACGCAACGCGGTGGTGGCGACAGCGGTCGCGGTCACGATCCTGATCCCGGCGACGGCGGCCCTGGCCGGACCCGGCACTTCCACGCCTGTGACCCCCGTCCCGAGCTCCACCCCCGAGGAGGTCCCGAACACCACGGCAGCCCGGACCGCCCCCGTCCCGGTGCCTGACGTCCCGGACGGCATCAGCACCAGCAAGGTCCTGGTGATCGGGCTGGACGGCCTGCGGCACGACCGCATCGCCGCCGCCGACGCGCCGAACCTCGACTCGCTGATCGCGAACGGCACCTTCGGCACGAGTCTGCTCTACACCGGCCCGATGGCCGCTACCTCCAGCGGGCCGGGCTGGTCCACCGTCGCCACCGGCACGTGGCCGGACAAGCACAAGGTCAGGAGCAACGTCTTCGCGGGCAAGCGCTACGACCTCCACCCCGACTTCCTCACCCGGCTGGAGAAGATCGACCCGGCCTACTCCACCTACGCCGCCATGGACTGGAAGTCCCTCGGCGACCAGGGCACCTTCGGTACCGGCATCGACGCGCGGATCGTCCTCGACGGTGACTCCGCCGGATACCCGGCGGAGGACGAGCGGGTCATCCAGGTCTCCGAGAAGGTGCTACGCGACCGCAACCCGGATGTCGCCTTCGTCTACCTGGGCAACGTCGACATCGTCGGGCACGACAGCGGCGCCGCCGGCCAGGCCTACCTGGACGCGATCGCCACCGCCGACACCTCCATCGGCCGCCTGCTGAACGCGGTCCGGACCCGCTTCACCTTCCACAACGAGCGATGGACCGTGATCGTCACCACCGACCACGGCCACACCGACGCCGGCGGCCACGGAGGCTCCAGCGTCGAGGAGCGCCGCACCTTCGTCCTCGCCGCCGGTCCCGGCATCGCTCCGGGAGCCACCCCGTCCGACACCCGGCTGGTCGACGTGGCCGCCACCGTCTTCGGCCAGCTGGGCCTCCAGCGCCCGGCGGGCCTGGACGGCAGGTCCGTCGCGCTGCGCGCCACCGACCCCTTCGACCGCCTCCCCCTCAAGGAGCGGGCAGACGAGGGCGGCATCCCGGCCGGCGTCAGGGGGTTCACCCACACCGCGCCCGCCGGCTGGTCGGTGGAGAACAGGGGGCTGCCCTCCGGCGGTGTCGAGGAGTGGCGCGGCTGGACGTTCACCACGGACGAGTTCTGGTCCCGCGCCCAGCGCGACCAGTGGCGGGAGCTGTTCGTCCGCGGCCGCGGCGTGTTCGCCGTGGCCGACTCCGACGAGTGGGACGACCGCTCCCACGGTGCCGGCACCTTCAACTCCACCCTGGTCAGCGCGCCGTACCCGGTCGCGGGCCGCTCGTCGGTGCGGCTCGGCTACGTCACCCACTACCGGCAGGAGGGCGACCAGAAGGGCCGGGTCCTGGTCTCCTTCGACCGCGGCCGTTCCAAGATCGTGAAGGTCTACTCCGCCGACGCCGTCGCCAAGGTCGAGTCGGTACCCGTCACCGTCCCGGCGGGCGCCACCAGGATGACCGTCCGCTTCCGCTACTACGACGCCGACAACAACTGGTACTGGGCCGTCGACGACCTGCGCGTCTCCTGA
- a CDS encoding inorganic phosphate transporter has protein sequence MSLVALTSLAGLFAVVTGVNDGGALLATGLKIPSIPPLAGVIMMMVTVALVPLATSQVAMTFTTRLASMDGPYGRIALAVAVLAALAVVAVLNNRALPTSLTLAIVGALTGAGLGWDLPVSAGAVLFVLAVALAAPFAGGLLAILTIRLLVRLAHGRTLRQWHRAGFTLQCLAYAANDGQKMLAVFMLALGLSSPPLLVCVAVAVLFGIGALYGLPRAGRTLSRGIIASRPLHGVTAELASGAAVIGCAAVGAPVSMTQTIAGALIGAGVAESSGRVRWHAATKIVLAWTLTLPVSGLLAAAAALIVRGVIA, from the coding sequence GTGAGCCTGGTCGCCCTGACGTCGCTCGCCGGACTCTTCGCGGTCGTCACCGGGGTCAACGACGGCGGCGCGCTCCTGGCGACCGGGCTGAAGATCCCCAGCATCCCGCCCCTGGCCGGTGTGATCATGATGATGGTCACGGTCGCGCTGGTCCCCCTGGCGACCTCCCAGGTCGCGATGACCTTCACCACCCGGCTGGCGAGCATGGACGGCCCCTACGGCCGGATCGCGCTGGCCGTCGCCGTGCTCGCCGCGCTGGCCGTCGTCGCGGTCCTCAACAACCGGGCGCTGCCCACCAGCCTGACCCTCGCCATCGTGGGCGCCCTCACCGGCGCGGGCCTGGGCTGGGACCTGCCCGTCTCAGCCGGCGCCGTGCTGTTCGTGCTCGCGGTCGCGCTGGCCGCGCCGTTCGCGGGAGGGCTGCTGGCGATCCTGACGATCCGGCTGCTCGTGCGGCTGGCGCACGGCCGCACGCTGCGGCAGTGGCACCGGGCCGGGTTCACCCTGCAGTGCCTGGCCTACGCCGCCAACGACGGCCAGAAGATGCTGGCCGTCTTCATGCTCGCCCTCGGTCTCTCCAGCCCTCCCCTCCTTGTCTGCGTGGCCGTGGCGGTGCTGTTCGGGATCGGCGCCCTGTACGGCCTGCCGCGTGCCGGCCGTACCCTCAGCCGGGGGATCATCGCCTCGCGCCCGCTGCACGGCGTGACCGCCGAGCTGGCCAGCGGCGCCGCCGTGATCGGCTGCGCGGCGGTCGGCGCGCCGGTGAGCATGACCCAGACGATCGCCGGCGCCCTCATCGGGGCCGGGGTGGCCGAGAGCTCCGGCCGGGTGCGCTGGCACGCCGCCACGAAGATCGTCCTAGCCTGGACGCTGACGCTGCCGGTGAGCGGGCTGCTCGCCGCGGCGGCGGCGCTCATCGTCCGAGGGGTGATCGCGTGA
- a CDS encoding DUF47 domain-containing protein, translated as MKRLRRVRDLMAGRMDSALAEALIGQLEATKQGAWLAIAMIGGDTGRTDAHERMRAIEHRGDTERARLVEELSGSLVTPIDREDLFRLSRSIDDVLDSLRDFVRESHLYRVHDQQRFAPMLDQVIVGIEALEAAVHDLASRPSAIAHDALEAKKIGGTIRRMYQYEIARIFSGPISAETMKERELVRRLEIVGMAISEAADAIADGAMKR; from the coding sequence GTGAAGCGGTTGCGGCGGGTGCGGGATCTGATGGCGGGCCGCATGGACAGCGCGCTCGCCGAAGCGCTGATCGGGCAGCTGGAGGCCACGAAGCAGGGCGCCTGGCTGGCCATAGCCATGATCGGCGGCGACACCGGCCGTACCGACGCCCACGAGCGGATGCGGGCCATCGAGCATCGCGGCGACACCGAACGCGCCCGTCTGGTGGAGGAGCTGTCCGGCTCCCTGGTGACGCCGATCGACCGCGAGGACCTGTTCCGGCTGTCGCGCTCGATCGACGACGTGCTGGACTCCCTGCGCGACTTCGTCCGCGAGTCGCATCTCTACCGCGTCCACGACCAGCAGCGCTTCGCCCCCATGCTCGACCAGGTGATCGTCGGCATCGAGGCCCTGGAGGCCGCGGTCCACGACCTGGCGTCCCGCCCTTCGGCGATCGCCCACGACGCGCTGGAGGCGAAGAAGATCGGCGGCACCATCCGGCGCATGTACCAGTACGAGATCGCCCGCATCTTCTCCGGACCGATCAGCGCCGAGACCATGAAGGAGCGCGAGCTGGTCCGGCGCCTGGAGATCGTCGGCATGGCGATCAGCGAGGCCGCCGATGCGATCGCCGACGGCGCGATGAAGCGCTGA
- a CDS encoding FmdB family zinc ribbon protein produces the protein MPRYDFRCRACGSTFELSRPMASSGDPASCPQGHDDTVKLLSTVAVTGGSGAAAPRPAAGGGGGGGGCCGGGCCG, from the coding sequence ATGCCGCGCTATGACTTCCGCTGCCGTGCCTGCGGGTCCACCTTCGAGCTCTCCCGTCCGATGGCCAGTTCCGGCGATCCCGCGTCCTGCCCGCAGGGACACGACGACACCGTCAAGCTGCTGTCCACGGTCGCCGTGACCGGCGGGTCCGGCGCCGCGGCCCCCCGACCGGCCGCCGGTGGCGGTGGCGGTGGCGGTGGCTGCTGCGGTGGCGGCTGCTGCGGTTAG
- a CDS encoding helix-turn-helix domain-containing protein, which translates to MKDAAVSEGSEGLVFLEGRPGRHLRPHVTHLSAYTERYTRPLPRRQPPFAGAVMIFGFAEPLALDGPGAEAPQRLASFAGGLHDTYVDTTMTGLAEGVQVDLTPLGARRLLGMPMSELANRVVSLEEALGPWAETAVERLAGAPDRQARLALLDELLTRRIHAAPEPDRRIGWAWGRLVATRGTIAVASLAEELGWSHRHLVSRFHDQIGLAPKAVAKVLRFEHAAARLRAGLPLADTAVRCGYYDQAHMNRDFKAMTGATPREVAAPRSGSPATTPG; encoded by the coding sequence GTGAAAGACGCCGCGGTGAGCGAGGGCAGCGAGGGCCTCGTCTTCCTCGAAGGCAGGCCGGGCCGTCACCTGCGACCGCACGTCACCCATCTGTCGGCCTACACCGAGCGCTACACCCGGCCCCTGCCGCGCAGGCAGCCCCCCTTCGCCGGGGCAGTGATGATCTTCGGGTTCGCGGAGCCGCTCGCGCTGGACGGTCCGGGAGCCGAGGCGCCGCAACGGCTGGCCTCCTTCGCCGGCGGGCTCCACGACACCTACGTCGACACCACCATGACCGGTCTCGCCGAGGGGGTGCAGGTCGACCTCACGCCGCTCGGGGCCCGGCGGCTGCTCGGGATGCCGATGAGCGAGCTGGCCAACCGGGTGGTCTCCCTGGAGGAGGCGCTGGGGCCGTGGGCGGAGACCGCGGTCGAGCGGCTGGCCGGGGCGCCGGACCGGCAGGCCCGGCTCGCCCTCCTCGACGAGCTGCTCACCCGGCGGATCCACGCCGCGCCCGAGCCCGACCGGCGGATCGGATGGGCCTGGGGCCGGCTCGTCGCCACCAGAGGCACGATCGCCGTGGCCTCGCTCGCCGAGGAGCTCGGCTGGAGCCATCGGCACCTGGTCTCCCGCTTCCACGACCAGATCGGCCTGGCCCCGAAGGCGGTGGCCAAGGTCCTGCGGTTCGAGCACGCCGCCGCCCGCCTGCGTGCCGGGCTACCCCTGGCCGACACGGCGGTCAGGTGCGGTTACTACGACCAGGCCCACATGAACCGCGATTTCAAGGCCATGACGGGAGCCACCCCGCGCGAGGTGGCGGCGCCCCGGTCCGGGAGCCCGGCCACCACCCCGGGCTGA
- a CDS encoding class V aminotransferase, giving the protein MMDEELILLSPGPARTSQRVKNALLRGDLCHREPEFTGPLSRIRR; this is encoded by the coding sequence ATGATGGACGAAGAGCTCATCCTGTTGAGCCCCGGGCCGGCCCGTACCTCGCAGCGCGTCAAGAACGCCCTGCTCCGCGGGGACCTGTGCCACCGCGAGCCGGAGTTCACCGGGCCGCTGTCCCGGATCCGCCGGTGA
- a CDS encoding helix-turn-helix transcriptional regulator has product MDSNNVLGEFLRARREATSPAQMGLLHSGPRRTPGLRREEVAMFAGVSTDYYIRLEQGRERHPSEQVLGALTRALNLDPDAAAYLHELAHPGPRRRATGETEHVSPDLLQLIRSWPYTPALVINRWMDVLAANPLATALYEGREYADNLLRMAFLDPSAREFYREFDLDWEQVARSKVARLRAAAGVDLDDPRLTELVDELSFKSADFRRLWARHDVAPIPRAVTPLRHHEVGDLILTCEVFDINSAPGQQLITIHAEPASPSEQALIMLGSGMTPSGHEDAGYVLSVAHH; this is encoded by the coding sequence ATGGACAGCAACAACGTTCTGGGGGAGTTCCTTCGCGCTCGGCGCGAAGCCACTTCCCCCGCACAGATGGGGCTGCTGCACTCCGGTCCCCGCCGTACCCCGGGACTGCGCCGGGAAGAGGTGGCGATGTTCGCCGGGGTCAGCACCGACTACTACATCCGTCTGGAACAGGGACGCGAACGCCATCCGTCCGAGCAGGTGCTCGGCGCCTTGACGCGGGCACTGAACCTCGACCCCGACGCCGCGGCGTACCTGCACGAACTCGCCCATCCGGGGCCACGGCGCAGGGCGACCGGCGAAACGGAGCATGTCAGTCCGGACCTGCTGCAGCTGATACGGAGCTGGCCGTACACTCCGGCGCTGGTGATCAACCGCTGGATGGACGTGCTGGCCGCGAACCCGCTGGCCACCGCCCTCTACGAGGGGCGGGAATACGCGGACAACCTGCTCCGGATGGCCTTCCTGGACCCCTCGGCGCGCGAGTTCTACCGCGAGTTCGACCTGGACTGGGAGCAGGTCGCCCGTTCCAAGGTGGCCCGCCTGCGCGCCGCCGCGGGGGTGGACCTCGACGACCCTCGCCTGACCGAACTGGTCGACGAGCTCTCCTTCAAAAGCGCGGATTTCCGCCGGCTGTGGGCGCGGCACGACGTGGCTCCCATACCGCGCGCGGTCACGCCACTCCGCCACCACGAGGTCGGCGACCTGATCCTCACCTGCGAGGTGTTCGACATCAACAGTGCTCCCGGCCAGCAACTGATCACCATTCACGCCGAACCCGCCAGCCCCTCCGAGCAGGCCCTGATCATGCTCGGCAGCGGCATGACGCCATCCGGCCATGAAGACGCCGGCTACGTGCTGTCGGTGGCTCATCACTGA
- a CDS encoding VOC family protein — MRTVYPLVRYREPAKAVDWLVRAFGFEVHELVRSGDGGVDHAELTVGTGMVMTGTGEPGGPGIYVAVDDPDAHHAGAVGAGAEITMELTDQPYGSRDYACKDPEGNEWFFGTYRP, encoded by the coding sequence ATGCGAACGGTATATCCGCTGGTCCGCTACCGGGAGCCGGCCAAGGCCGTCGACTGGCTGGTCCGGGCGTTCGGGTTCGAGGTCCACGAGCTCGTCAGGTCGGGCGACGGGGGCGTCGACCATGCCGAGCTGACCGTCGGCACCGGGATGGTCATGACCGGGACCGGCGAACCGGGCGGTCCCGGGATCTACGTCGCGGTGGACGATCCGGACGCCCATCACGCCGGGGCCGTCGGCGCCGGGGCGGAGATCACCATGGAGCTGACCGACCAGCCTTACGGGTCGCGCGACTACGCGTGCAAGGACCCGGAGGGCAACGAGTGGTTCTTCGGGACGTACCGCCCGTGA
- a CDS encoding prolyl oligopeptidase family serine peptidase has translation MTRQPYPPASRDELVEDLHGTPVPDPYRWLEDPDDPAAKTWLAEEEALFAAEMGGLPGREAFKARIAELLRSGSIGAPVWRGERGFFMRRTPEQEHAVLYTVAPDGTERALLDPMALDPTGLTTLDSWQPDKEGRLLAYQISVGGDEESSLYLIDVVLGERIEGPIDRCRYSPVAWLPGGEAFYYVRRLPATEVPDGEEQFHRRVYLHRIGTSTEEDVLIFGDGMEKTNYYGVAVSRDGRWLQISASRGTAPRNDLWVADLVASSPESPELVVVQEDVDAQSAVHFGRDGRLYVFTDRDAPRGRICVTDPSTPQFEHWRDLIPQDPEAVLSDFAILDDLDRPVMLVGWTRHAISEISVHDLVTGERVGEVPTPGLGTIGGISERPEGGHEAWFGYTDNTTPPTIQRYDARTGETTLWASSPGAVEVPAVETEQVTYRSADGSEVHMLVISKPGAEGPRPTILYGYGGFGISMTPGYSASILSWVEAGGAYAIAQLRGGGEQGEEWHRAGMLANKQNVYDDLHAAAEHLIATGVTTTSRLAISGGSNGGLLVGAALTQRPDLYAAVVCSAPLLDMVRYELFGLGATWNVEYGSAEKPDEFAWLYAYSPYHRVREGVSYPATLFTVFQSDTRVHPLHAWKMCAALQHAQSSDRPILLRNETEVGHGARAVSKTVELAADQLTFLAHHTGLTS, from the coding sequence ATGACGCGACAGCCATACCCTCCAGCCAGCCGTGATGAACTCGTCGAGGACCTGCACGGCACCCCCGTCCCCGACCCCTACCGATGGCTGGAGGACCCCGACGATCCGGCGGCCAAGACGTGGCTGGCGGAGGAGGAGGCGCTTTTCGCGGCCGAGATGGGCGGGCTTCCGGGCCGGGAGGCGTTCAAGGCGCGGATCGCCGAGCTGCTCAGGTCCGGCTCGATCGGCGCGCCGGTCTGGCGCGGGGAGCGCGGGTTCTTCATGCGGCGCACCCCGGAGCAGGAGCACGCGGTCCTCTACACCGTCGCCCCCGACGGCACCGAGCGGGCGCTGCTGGACCCGATGGCGCTCGACCCGACCGGCCTCACCACGCTCGACTCCTGGCAGCCCGACAAGGAGGGCCGCCTGCTCGCCTACCAGATCTCGGTGGGCGGCGACGAGGAGTCGAGCCTCTACCTGATCGACGTCGTGCTGGGCGAGCGGATCGAGGGGCCGATCGACCGCTGCCGCTACTCCCCCGTGGCCTGGCTCCCCGGCGGGGAGGCGTTCTACTACGTGCGCAGGCTGCCCGCCACCGAGGTGCCCGACGGGGAGGAGCAGTTCCACCGCCGGGTCTACCTGCACCGGATCGGCACCTCCACCGAGGAGGACGTCCTGATCTTCGGTGACGGCATGGAGAAGACCAACTACTACGGCGTCGCGGTCTCCCGCGACGGCCGCTGGCTGCAGATCTCCGCCTCCCGCGGCACGGCGCCCCGCAACGACCTGTGGGTGGCCGACCTCGTGGCCTCCTCTCCCGAGTCGCCGGAGCTCGTCGTCGTCCAGGAGGACGTCGACGCCCAGAGCGCCGTGCACTTCGGCCGCGACGGCAGGCTCTACGTGTTCACCGACCGCGACGCCCCGCGCGGGCGGATCTGCGTGACCGATCCCTCCACCCCCCAGTTCGAGCACTGGCGCGACCTGATCCCGCAGGACCCGGAGGCCGTGCTGTCGGACTTCGCGATCCTCGACGACCTGGACCGGCCGGTCATGCTGGTCGGCTGGACCCGCCACGCGATCAGCGAGATCTCCGTCCACGACCTGGTCACCGGCGAGCGCGTCGGGGAGGTGCCGACGCCCGGCCTGGGCACGATCGGCGGCATCAGCGAGCGCCCCGAGGGCGGCCACGAGGCCTGGTTCGGCTACACCGACAACACCACCCCGCCGACCATCCAGCGCTACGACGCCCGCACCGGTGAGACCACCCTCTGGGCCTCCTCCCCCGGCGCCGTCGAGGTGCCCGCCGTCGAGACCGAGCAGGTGACCTACCGCTCGGCCGACGGCAGCGAGGTGCACATGCTGGTGATCTCCAAGCCCGGCGCCGAGGGCCCGCGCCCGACCATCCTGTACGGCTACGGCGGCTTCGGCATCTCGATGACCCCCGGCTACTCGGCGTCGATCCTGAGCTGGGTCGAGGCGGGCGGCGCCTACGCCATCGCCCAGCTGCGCGGCGGTGGCGAGCAGGGCGAGGAGTGGCACCGGGCGGGAATGCTCGCCAACAAGCAGAACGTCTACGACGACCTGCACGCGGCGGCCGAGCACCTGATCGCCACCGGCGTCACCACCACCTCCCGGCTGGCCATCTCCGGCGGCTCCAACGGCGGCCTCCTGGTCGGCGCGGCCCTGACGCAGCGCCCCGACCTGTACGCCGCGGTCGTCTGCTCGGCCCCGCTGCTCGACATGGTCCGCTACGAGCTGTTCGGCCTCGGCGCGACCTGGAACGTCGAGTACGGCTCCGCCGAGAAGCCCGACGAGTTCGCCTGGCTGTACGCCTACTCGCCCTATCACCGGGTCCGCGAGGGCGTGTCGTACCCGGCGACGCTGTTCACCGTCTTCCAGTCCGACACCCGGGTCCACCCGCTGCATGCCTGGAAGATGTGCGCCGCCCTCCAGCACGCCCAGTCCTCCGACCGGCCGATCCTGCTCCGCAACGAGACCGAGGTCGGCCACGGCGCCCGCGCGGTGAGCAAGACCGTCGAGCTCGCCGCCGACCAGCTCACCTTCCTCGCCCATCACACGGGGCTGACGTCGTAG
- the purU gene encoding formyltetrahydrofolate deformylase has translation MSSAAQYVLTLSCPDRPGVVAAVSGLLAEQGCNIIESQQFGDPVAERFFMRVQFSCPLSDAELRTAIAALAPDFGMDVRLRDLAVKPRVLVMVSKFGHCLNDLLYRTRSGLLDIEIVAVASNHPDMRPLTQSYGIDYHHLPVTSATKSRQEAEILSLVDHYEADLVVLARYMQVLSEDLCVKLAGNVINIHHSFLPSFKGAKPYHQAHSRGVKLIGATAHYVTADLDEGPIIEQEVARVNHTHSAEDLAAIGRDVECQALARAVRWHTEQRVLLDGHKTIVFPR, from the coding sequence ATGAGCTCCGCCGCCCAGTACGTGCTGACGTTGTCCTGCCCGGACCGGCCCGGTGTGGTGGCCGCGGTCTCCGGCCTGCTGGCCGAGCAGGGCTGCAACATCATCGAGAGCCAGCAGTTCGGGGACCCCGTCGCCGAGCGGTTCTTCATGCGCGTGCAGTTCTCCTGCCCGCTCTCCGACGCCGAGCTCCGCACGGCCATCGCCGCGCTCGCCCCCGACTTCGGGATGGACGTCAGGCTGCGGGACCTGGCCGTCAAGCCGCGCGTGCTGGTGATGGTCAGCAAGTTCGGCCACTGCCTCAACGACCTGCTCTACCGCACACGCTCCGGCCTGCTCGACATCGAGATCGTCGCGGTGGCCTCCAACCACCCCGACATGCGCCCGCTGACCCAGTCCTACGGCATCGACTACCACCACCTGCCGGTCACCTCCGCGACCAAGTCCCGGCAGGAGGCGGAGATCCTGAGCCTGGTCGACCACTACGAGGCCGACCTGGTGGTGCTCGCGCGCTACATGCAGGTGCTGTCGGAGGACCTCTGCGTCAAGCTCGCCGGAAACGTGATCAACATCCATCACTCGTTCCTGCCGTCGTTCAAGGGGGCCAAGCCGTACCACCAGGCCCACTCCCGCGGGGTGAAGCTGATCGGCGCGACCGCCCACTACGTGACCGCCGACCTCGACGAGGGGCCGATCATCGAGCAGGAGGTCGCCCGGGTCAACCACACCCACTCGGCGGAGGACCTGGCCGCCATCGGCCGCGACGTCGAGTGCCAGGCCCTCGCTCGCGCCGTACGGTGGCACACCGAGCAGCGGGTCCTTCTCGACGGCCACAAGACCATCGTCTTCCCCCGTTAG
- a CDS encoding NUDIX hydrolase yields the protein MSDSQTDAGASPGGADASPGGADASPASDRAAARVVCVAGDGRVLLMHWRDTVSGVSLWEPPGGGIDPGETPFEAARRELTEETGLPGEAVLDRWVPVRREFDWLGTHYVKTERFYLARFEGTPAVGPGALTAEENDTYLGSGWFSPAEMAELPDALEPPDLVEVVSRITRLG from the coding sequence ATGAGCGACTCTCAGACGGACGCGGGCGCCTCCCCGGGTGGCGCGGACGCCTCCCCGGGTGGCGCGGACGCCTCCCCGGCGAGCGATCGGGCCGCGGCACGGGTGGTCTGCGTGGCCGGCGACGGCCGGGTGCTGCTGATGCACTGGCGCGACACGGTCAGCGGCGTGTCCCTGTGGGAACCGCCGGGCGGCGGGATCGACCCGGGCGAGACGCCCTTCGAGGCCGCGCGGCGGGAGCTGACCGAGGAGACCGGGCTGCCGGGTGAGGCGGTGCTGGACCGGTGGGTGCCGGTGCGCCGGGAGTTCGACTGGCTGGGCACCCACTACGTCAAGACCGAACGGTTCTATCTGGCCAGGTTCGAGGGCACCCCGGCGGTGGGCCCCGGAGCTCTCACGGCCGAGGAGAACGACACCTACCTGGGCTCCGGCTGGTTCTCCCCGGCCGAGATGGCCGAGCTCCCCGACGCGCTGGAGCCGCCCGACCTGGTGGAGGTGGTCTCCCGGATCACCCGGCTGGGCTGA